The Streptococcus gwangjuense nucleotide sequence GAAAACTTCCTTGCTCCGAGCAATATCATCCAGCAAGTCCAACACCGTTCTGTGCTTGGGATCCTCAGTCGCTGAGATAACTCCTTTGGGCTTGTTCATCATGTAGTAGACAAATTCTTCATACTCCAGCACTTGCCCATCAAAGCGAATCTCATCTATTTTTTTATCAATCTGCAATTTAGCTGATTTCTCTTTTTTACTATTTACCGTCACGCGCCCAGCCTTGAGCATGTTTTTGACCTCAGTCCGACTCCCCACAGCGCAGGCAACTAAAAATTTATCTAATCTCATATCACTATTATATCACACTCAAAAGGAGGCTGTCTCAATGACCAACCTCCTTTTCGTTTCATACTCTTCAAAAATCTCTTCAAACCGCGTCAACGTCGCCTTGCCGTATATATGTTACTGACTTCGTCAGTTCTATCTGCAACCTCAAAACAGTGTTTTGAGCTGACTTCGTCAGTTCTATCTACAACCTCAAAACAGTGCTTTGAGCAGCCTGCGGCTAGTTTCCTAGTTTGCTCTTTGATTTTCATTGAGTATCAGATTTAAGAAATTAACTTCCTCGTCTCCAGAAAATCGCTAAGACAATCATGGAACCTAGTACTGCCGGAATAATGGCAGTTCCTGCTATTATCGGTCCCCAAGTCCCAAAAAGCAAATGCCCTATAAAGGCACCAATCCAGCCTAGAAACATTTTCCCAAAACATCCCATTCGCTCTCCACGATTAGTCAGAGTACCTGCTAAAAATCCCACTAGGAGGCCAACGAACATACTTCCTAACATATTATCTCCTTAATTTGCCCAATCTCCGTTACGGAAGAGTGGTACACGTGTCCCATCCTCACGGATACCATCGATATCCATTTGGTTCGAACCAATCATAAAGTCTACGTGAACATCTGAACGGTTAAGCCCCGCAGCTTCAAGCTCCTCTTCGCTCATCTCCGCTCCACCAACAACACTAGTTGCATAGGCTGCACCAATAGCCAAGTGGTTTGAAGCATTCTCATCGAAAAGGGTGTTAAAGAAGGTAATGCCTGACTGAGAAATTGGGCTTGGATCTGGCACCAAGGCACATTCACCCAAGGCACGCGCACCCGCATTTTCAAAGACAAGGTCTTTCATGACCTGATCGCCTTTTTCTGCAGTGATATCCACAATTTGTCCATCCTTAAAGGTTACCTTAATACCTTCAATGATATTTCCGTTATAGCTAAGCGGTTTTGTAGAAGTGACATAACCATCTGCACGACGGAAGTCAGGCGCTGTGAAGACTTCCTCTGTCGGCATATTTGGCAAGAATCCTTCGCCCTGTGCATTGATAGCACCAGCTGATTCCCAAACATGGTTTTTCGGCAAGCCGAGTGTCAAATCTGTTCCTGGCGCTGTGTAGTGAAGGGCTGAAAATTGTTCTTTATTGAGCATATCAGCTTTACTCTTAAGGATAGCTGCATGCTCTTCCCAAGCCTTAACAGGATCTTCTTCGTAAACACGGCAAGTTTTGAAGATTTGGTCCCAAAGGAGATCAACTGCTTCCTCGTCGCTCGTAGCATTTGGGAAGACTTTCTTAGCCCACTCAAGTCCAGCAGCGGCTGCTACAGTCCAGCTAACCTTGTTGGATTGAGTTGCGATTCTCATTGGCTTCATGGCAAGTCCCATAGCCTTAGCAGAAGCTGAAAGCTTATCAGCGTCCACTCCGTTCAAGGCACCTGGATCAGATGAACGAACTCCAAGACGGCTAGCCTTGTTCTCCAAAAGATAGTTCATCTCAGCAATCTTGTATTCTGGCACATTGTCCAGACGCTCCATCGGCGCATGGAGGAATTTCTCACGGTTAATGACATCATCTGTCCACTGAACAATAACCTCATGCGCACCCAAAGCATAAGCTTCTTTGACAATCAAATGCGCCAATTCACGTTGCTCCACATCGATAGAAAGAGCCAAAGTGTGACCAGGCTGAACGTTAATTCCGTTCGCAACCAACAATTTCGCATATTTCTCTAGATTTTCTTTAAAATTTGGTAAAACCATTCTGTTTTCTCTTTTCTATTTTTATTTTTCTTTCAAAGCAGAGAATAATCCTGCTAAAGCAATAGCACCTGACAAGAGTGCTGTCGATAGAAGTATTGTCTGGTCAGCAAGTTCCAATTGATATTCAAATACCTTCTCAGCCGGCTTATCTTCCGCAAAAATTCTTAGTTTCATCTATTTCCCTCCAAGACCTTAAAACAACTCATCAAACAAACTGAGCTGGTTATCTTCTGGCATATTGCCCAGAATCCCCATTTCATCCATCTTTTCAACCAAGGTTGATGAGAGCCCACCACGCTTACGTAGTTCTGTTTTAGAGAGGAATTCTCCCTCTTCACGCGCTCGCACCAATTGCTTGGCAACGTTCTCTCCCAGACCATCCATTGCTACAAATGGCGGGATAAGGGTGTCCTCGTCGATGAGGAACTCTGTCGCCTGACTACGGTAGAGATCGAGTTTGCCAAATTTGAACCCACGTTCCCACATCTCATTGACAATCTCAAGAGTTGTATAGAGATCGATTTCCACATTGGAGGCTTCATTGTTCTTACGTTTTTCAGAGATTTCTTCCATTCTACGCTTGATGGCATCCAAGCCCGCACCCATGGTCTTGATATCAAAAGCCTTAGCGCGGATTGAGAAGTAAGCACAGTAATAATAAATTGGATGGTGAACCTTGAAATAAGCTACACGCAAGGCCATCATAACATAGGCTGCCGCATGGGCTTTCGGGAACATGTACTTAATTTTCCCACAGGACTCGATATACCACTCTGGCACCTTATTGGCCTTCATGGCTTCAATATAGCCATTTCGCTCCTCTTCGGAAATCTTTAGCCACAAGCCCTTACGTACTCGTTCCATGATGGTAAAGGCCATCTTAGGTTCGAGACCAGCATGCATGAGGTAAACCATGATGTCGTCCCGACAACCGATAACAGTCGATAGGTCTGCTATTCCTTGCTTAATCAGATCTTGAGCATTACCCAACCAAACATCGGTACCGTGGGACAATCCAGACAGCTGAAGTAACTCCGCAAAAGTCGTTGGATGGGTTTCATCTACCATCCCACGTACAAAGTTAGTTCCAAATTCTGGAATCCCCAACATTCCCGTCGGCGTACCAATTTGCTCAGATGTTACCCCTAGCACATCCGTCCCAGAAAAGAGAGCCATAACTCCTTCATCATCCATAGGAATTTCATTGGGATCAATACCAGACAAATCCTGAAGTTTCCGAATCATGGTCGGATCATCATGTCCCAGCACATCGAGTTTGAGGACGTTCTCGTCGATATCATGGAAGTTAAAGTGAGTCGTTTGCCATTCAGCCGTCACATCATCCGCTGGATACTGGACAGGCGTAAAGTCGTAAACATCCATGTAGTTCGGAATAACAACGATTCCCCCTGGGTGTTGACCTGTTGTCCGCTTGACACCAGCTGCACCTTGAGCGAGGCGTTCTACCTCTGCATCACGATAAAACTTGCCATAATCTCGCTCGTAACCCTTGACAAATCCATAGGCAGTCTTAGCAGCCACCGTACCAACCGTTCCTGCACGAAAGGCATATTCTTCACCAAAGATATCACGCACATCCAAGTGGGCGCTAGGCTGGTCTTCTCCCGAGAAGTTCAAGTCAATATCGGGAACCTTGTCCCCATCAAAACCAAGGAAGGTCTCGAAAGGAATATCTTGCCCGTTTTTGCTGAGTTTATGACCACATTTAGGACAGTCCTTATTGGGCATATCAAATCCTGAACCATAAGAACCATCTGTGATAAACTCACTGTACTGACACTGATCACAGACATAGTGAGGAGAGAGAGGATTGACCTCAGTAATCCCAATCATGGTCGCAACGAAACTAGATCCGACAGACCCACGAGAACCAACCAAGTAGCCCCGTTCATTGGAGCGTTGCACCAACATCTGGGAAGCTAGATAAATCACAGCAAATCCATTCCCCAGAATAGAGGTTAGTTCTTTTTCAATCCGCAAATCAACAATATCTGGCAGCGGATTTCCATAAATCTCAAAAGCTTTCTTATAGGTCAACTCAGCAACTGTTTCTTCAGCCTTGTCGATGAAAGGCGTGTACAAGTCACCCTTAACAACCTCAACGGGTTCAAAGATTTCTGCCAAGGCATTGGTGTTTTCAATAACCAATTTACGTGCCAGTTCCTCTCCCAAGAAGGCAAATTCATCCAACATTTCATTAGTCGTTCTAAAATGGGCTTTTGGCAGAGGAGCTGGTTGAGCATGTTCCCCATGACCGATAGTTCGGTTAATCATAGCCCCCTGTCCCAAACTACGGACAATAATTTCACGGTAAATCTCTTCTTCTGGTTCGATATAGTGGACATTCCCCGTAGCCAGAACGGGCTTGCCAAGGCGGTCTCCCACCTCTATCAAACTCTTGATAATGGTCTGGAGTTCTTCCATATCCTTGACCTGCTCCTTGGCAACCAAGGGGGCATAGATAGCTGGTGGCATGACCTCGATAAAGTCATAATACTTGGCCACCTCAACCGCCGCATCCACACCTTGGGAAACGACTGCATCAAAAACTTCACCTTCAGAGCAAGCTGAACCTAAAATCAAACCTTCCCGATGGGCATCTAGAACTG carries:
- a CDS encoding GlsB/YeaQ/YmgE family stress response membrane protein; the encoded protein is MLGSMFVGLLVGFLAGTLTNRGERMGCFGKMFLGWIGAFIGHLLFGTWGPIIAGTAIIPAVLGSMIVLAIFWRRGS
- a CDS encoding aminopeptidase; translation: MVLPNFKENLEKYAKLLVANGINVQPGHTLALSIDVEQRELAHLIVKEAYALGAHEVIVQWTDDVINREKFLHAPMERLDNVPEYKIAEMNYLLENKASRLGVRSSDPGALNGVDADKLSASAKAMGLAMKPMRIATQSNKVSWTVAAAAGLEWAKKVFPNATSDEEAVDLLWDQIFKTCRVYEEDPVKAWEEHAAILKSKADMLNKEQFSALHYTAPGTDLTLGLPKNHVWESAGAINAQGEGFLPNMPTEEVFTAPDFRRADGYVTSTKPLSYNGNIIEGIKVTFKDGQIVDITAEKGDQVMKDLVFENAGARALGECALVPDPSPISQSGITFFNTLFDENASNHLAIGAAYATSVVGGAEMSEEELEAAGLNRSDVHVDFMIGSNQMDIDGIREDGTRVPLFRNGDWAN
- a CDS encoding PolC-type DNA polymerase III, which codes for MSNSFEILMNQLGIPTEMRQAPALAQADIERVVVHKISKVWEFHFVFSNILPIEIFLELKKGLREEFSKTGNKAVFEIKALSQEFSNQLLQSYYREAFSEGPCASQGFKSLYQNLQVRAEGNQLFIEGSEAIDKEHFKKNHLPNLAKQLEKFGFPTFNCQVEKNDVLTQEQEEAFHAENEQIVQAANEEALRAMEQLEQMAPPPAEEKPAFDFQAKKAAAKPKLDKAEITPMIEVTTEENRLVFEGVVFDVEQKVTRTGRVLINFKMTDYTSSFSMQKWVKNEEEAQKFDLIKKNSWLRVRGNVEMNNFTRDLTMNVQDVQEVVHYERKDLMPEGERRVEFHAHTNMSTMDALPEVEEIVATAAKWGHKAVAITDHGNVQSFPHGYKAAKKAGIQLIYGMEANIVEDRVPIVYNEVEMDLSEATYVVFDVETTGLSAIYNDLIQVAASKMYKGNVIAEFDEFINPGHPLSAFTTELTGITDDHVKNAKPLEQVLQEFQEFCKDTVLVAHNATFDVGFMNANYERHGLPKISQPVIDTLEFARNLYPEYKRHGLGPLTKRFGVALEHHHMANYDAEATGRLLFIFIKEVAEKHGVTDLARLNIDLISPDSYKKARIKHATIYVKNQVGLKNIFKLVSLSNTKYFEGVPRIPRTVLDAHREGLILGSACSEGEVFDAVVSQGVDAAVEVAKYYDFIEVMPPAIYAPLVAKEQVKDMEELQTIIKSLIEVGDRLGKPVLATGNVHYIEPEEEIYREIIVRSLGQGAMINRTIGHGEHAQPAPLPKAHFRTTNEMLDEFAFLGEELARKLVIENTNALAEIFEPVEVVKGDLYTPFIDKAEETVAELTYKKAFEIYGNPLPDIVDLRIEKELTSILGNGFAVIYLASQMLVQRSNERGYLVGSRGSVGSSFVATMIGITEVNPLSPHYVCDQCQYSEFITDGSYGSGFDMPNKDCPKCGHKLSKNGQDIPFETFLGFDGDKVPDIDLNFSGEDQPSAHLDVRDIFGEEYAFRAGTVGTVAAKTAYGFVKGYERDYGKFYRDAEVERLAQGAAGVKRTTGQHPGGIVVIPNYMDVYDFTPVQYPADDVTAEWQTTHFNFHDIDENVLKLDVLGHDDPTMIRKLQDLSGIDPNEIPMDDEGVMALFSGTDVLGVTSEQIGTPTGMLGIPEFGTNFVRGMVDETHPTTFAELLQLSGLSHGTDVWLGNAQDLIKQGIADLSTVIGCRDDIMVYLMHAGLEPKMAFTIMERVRKGLWLKISEEERNGYIEAMKANKVPEWYIESCGKIKYMFPKAHAAAYVMMALRVAYFKVHHPIYYYCAYFSIRAKAFDIKTMGAGLDAIKRRMEEISEKRKNNEASNVEIDLYTTLEIVNEMWERGFKFGKLDLYRSQATEFLIDEDTLIPPFVAMDGLGENVAKQLVRAREEGEFLSKTELRKRGGLSSTLVEKMDEMGILGNMPEDNQLSLFDELF